In Amaranthus tricolor cultivar Red isolate AtriRed21 chromosome 3, ASM2621246v1, whole genome shotgun sequence, a single window of DNA contains:
- the LOC130809323 gene encoding transcription factor bHLH18-like yields the protein MEAWLAELEMEVDPVNPLMNNTCYNQSSETTMINSFSEELAATLGEDFHYLFSAESNTNSPQWDIDSILVGPVTPPTINSTENHCCNNNNDINDDDKGKQIKKKENQISNTKQGAKRKRQPSQVQDHILAERKRRELLSQLFISLSALVPGLKKMDKTSVLGEAIKYMKKLQENVKTLEEVVAKRTVESMVVVKKSQLVVDNYNGDDNESSSTVDDYCASGTSASGGDGGSSRDVENVDHSIPEIEVKISGKTLLLKVYCENHKRILANLFSELDKYNVTVTSSSVMTFESLALDITIVAQIEEDFNRNIKEFVRNLRSHLLSRSD from the exons ATGGAAGCTTGGCTAGCCGAGTTG GAAATGGAAGTAGATCCAGTGAATCCATTAATGAACAACACTTGTTACAACCAAAGTAGTGAAACCACAATGATAAACTCATTTAGTGAAGAGTTAGCTGCAACTCTAGGTGAAGATTTTCATTATCTATTCTCAGCAGAGAGCAATACAAACTCTCCTCAATGGGATATTGATAGTATTCTTGTGGGGCCAGTTACACCGCCTACTATTAATAGTACTGAAAATCATTGCtgcaataacaataatgatattaatgatgatgataaagggaaacaaattaagaaaaaggaaaatcagATTAGTAATACTAAGCAAGGAGCAAAGAGGAAAAGGCAGCCAAGTCAAGTGCAAGATCATATCTTGGCCGAGAGGAAGCGCCGTGAATTGCTCAGCCAGTTGTTCATCTCTCTTTCCGCACTTGTCCCTGGCCTTAAGAAG ATGGACAAGACATCAGTCTTAGGCGAGGCAATCAAATACATGAAAAAACTTCAAGAAAATGTGAAGACACTTGAAGAAGTTGTTGCAAAGAGAACAGTTGAGTCAATGGTAGTTGTTAAAAAATCACAATTAGTAGTCGACAACTATAATGGTGATGACAATGAGTCTTCGTCTACGGTCGACGACTATTGCGCTAGCGGCACTAGTGCTAGTGGTGGCGATGGTGGTAGTAGTCGTGATGTTGAAAATGTCGACCATTCAATTCCAGAAATCGAAGTTAAGATATCGGGGAAAACACTGCTTTTAAAAGTTTATTGTGAAAATCACAAGCGAATTTTGGCCAATTTATTCTCGGAGTTGGACAAATACAATGTGACCGTAACAAGTTCTAGTGTTATGACATTCGAGAGCCTGGCCCTTGACATTACCATTGTCGCACAG ATTGAAGAAGATTTTAACaggaatataaaagaatttgtgAGGAATCTTAGATCACACCTGCTGTCAAGGAGTGATTAA